The Lysinibacillus irui sequence AAATGGTATTGGCTTTGGTTCGGTTTTGGCGATTACGATTTCATGGAGTGTCAATCATTCTATTATTTGGGCAATCATCCATGGCTGCTTTAGCTGGTTGTATGTCATTTATTATGCCATTATTCGCTAAGCTTGCATGTCAAACTATCAACTTGTTTGAATAAAAATAACTTTGGGTACATAAAAACTAACCAATCATAAATGATGATTAGTTCGCATAAATAACAAAGTGCTCTTTTTCCAAAGAACAAACAGATCGGTATGAACGAAGAAAGGTTGATAGAATGACACATCAAGTAACGGCTTTAAGTAATGTTAATGGGAAAGCTACAGGAGTAGAAAGTATTTTACAAAATGTAGCCTTTATTTTATCGACGTTTACGATCCCTTGTCCGCTTCGAGAATATGTGACAAGGTCTGATATTCGTAAACCCTTCCAACGTATGAAGAAAATAAACACAAAACGCCTCATAGAATGTATCCAACGATTTGAGCCACGAGCTGTCGTAGTGGACGTTGATTATCTTGGCGATGTGAATATAGGGAAACTAGAGCCTATTGTTAAAGTGATTGTGAATGAATAAAAATCAAAATCTAATTCTGCCAGGTGCGATGACTAGAACCTGGCAGAAGATAAAATGTGCGAGTAGTTATACGATTTATAGTATATGAACTGGTATCAAAAGCTTCTATTACGCAGGATTTGCGCTTCTAATCGCAACAATTTGTTGGCAATCAATAATGAGTGGGGACGCTGCAGCATTCTCTACCTCAAAGAACGTAGCACAGCAAGTTTTAGGATCTAAGCTAACGAAATAAACACCAGTGAAGCTACCCCCACCTGCTAAAATAACGTCAACAAAAGCGCCAGTAGATAAGCATCTTAATTGATGACAGATACAGCCTTTACAGCGGTGATCTTGCTCTTCTTCGCAACAACATTTCTCCTCTTTTTTACAAGGGCATTTATCTTCCTTATGTTCCCACTCACATTTACATTTCTCATGTTTTCGTTCCCACTTATGCTCACACTTACATTTGTCCTGCTTTTCTTCACATTTCTTTTCTACATGACAATTGCATTTTACATTGTGTTCGCAGGATTTTTCTTTCTTTTTATTCCAATTCATATAATGATTAAATCTACTATCTTGCATCTTTTAATCTCCCTTTTTGTTAGTTTTAGTAAGGGTAGCGCTAACCTTTACATTCATAATCTATGAAGTAATAAACATTACACCTTAGTAATTTGCCCCCTGAAACAGATTAAAATTATTTTTTGAAAAACAATGAGAGAACTAACTATTTAAATGAGTAATAAAAATAACAGCTTCAGGGCTACAATTTACTAGAATTCCGCCTTTTAATTTCGTGGAGAAATGGAGTGAATGAATGAAGAGCTTACTTCAAATCTTCTGTTTATTTATATGTCTGATGGTGGTAATCCCGTTTCTAATAGAAGAAAAGAAGCCTGTAACTTCAACCACGAGCCCCGTTAACTCATCTCCTTATGCAGTAGAATTTGGCGAAAAATTACAGGCTACTAATTTTACAAAAAAGGTGTTACAAGCAATACGAGAGGCTGGTTATTCTCCTGATAGTACAGTTGGTTATTTAATAGATTCTCCTGATCATCAAGTCATTACGATTCAATTACATGATGGGGAAGAGATTGATATCAGTACAGAGAGTGAAATTCAATCTATTATCGACGAGCTGGCTAAAAAGAATAATTTGCATCTATTTATTGTCAATGTTGAGTTGCTAGAGAAATAAGAATTAGGACGGTGTAGTTTGTCCAACCTCCTGTGAAGGTCAAAACCCTTTTAACATATAATGGCGTGCTATAATGACAGGGAGGTGAGACAAATGAATATGTTAGTGTTAGGTGCTAGTGGGCGTGTAGGTCGTCATATTGTTGCACGAGCCATACAGGATCAACATACTGTGACAGCATTGGTTCGTGATCCTAATAAATTACAGCTGGACAATCAACATCTGCATATCATCCAAGGAAATGTTTTACACAAGCAGGATGTGGAGCGAGCGATGGCCAATGTGGATGTCGTTGTGAGCGCGTTAAACACGGATGGAAGCGATACATTATCTACTAGTTTACCGTTGATTTTAAAGGTTATGACACAGCAACAAGTCAAACGAATCATTACGATAGGAACTGCAGGAATCTTACAAAGTCGAGTAACCCCGTCTATTTATCGTTATCAATCGACGGAATCAAAACGAAAATCTACCTTTGCGGCTCAGGAGCATCAACGTGTTTTTGAACAATTACAGCAATCGGAATTGGATTGGACCATCGTTTGTCCTACCTATTTGCCTGATGGCGCTTTGACCGGGAGCTATCGGGTAGAGCGAGATTTTTTGCCTGAAGAGGGCACACAAATTTCGGTTGCAGATACAGCGGACTTTGCCTACAAGCAAATTTTTAGTCAGGAATTTCTAAAAACGCGCGTTGGGATTGCATACTAAGAGGGGCGAAGGAAATGAAAGTGATTCATTCTATTATTGGGATGATGATTACTCTTGTTGGACTTGCCTTTCTCTGTACAACCATTGATGATGCACCTATTAGAAATATCATGCTAAAAGTCTATGGAATAGTGATTGTGTTCGTTGGTACATTTTATCTCAAAAAAATCGCGAAATTTGGTAAACAATAGCCTTTTTACTTGGATATAGGTCGAATGATTTAATGTGATGACAGTGTTCTGAAATTTAGATTGCCAAAGTGGACGAAAAGTATGAAAAAATATATGTATATTTTCCTTTTTATAGAAGGTTTGCTATACTTTATATTGAATATATCTTATAAGAGGTGATTGTTTGGACAATGAGATATCAAATAACTGTCAATATCCTAAACACCTAACAAACCAAGATGGAATCGAAACGACAGAATTATATGTCATCAAGATAACAAAGGAACAAGTGGATAGGTTGATAGAGGATATCGATCAAACATTAAAGGCGTCTATATGACGTCTTTTTTTGTTCACTAAAATGAAAAAAGTCACCTTCCTGGGGAAAGTGACCTCAAAAACAGGAGAGGAAAGGTTAGAAATGCTTTACACTACTATACATATGTGAAAGTAGAGTCGTTTGCTAGCCATTTGCCCCAGTGGTAGATTAAAATTTCTTATATTTCTAGCATAAGCATTTGCCCCATCCCCATATACATTATGTACAACCTCAGTCCTTTTGACATGAAAAAGAATAATTCAATGCCAAATAATCTCGTACGATTTTTGGCTGTCCTCCATTTTCAAGACATAGCTTACTAGCGATTTTAATTTCCTTTTGATTATAGTGGGATTGCACACCAATTAAAAATATGCCCGACAATATGACTAAAGTACCGACCGCCAAAACATATTTTATAATTCTTTTCAATCATCTTACCCCCATCTTCTTACGTCATTGCTCTTCTTTAGCATATGTTCAATCAACAAAGGATTATGTTTGATTGACACTATGTATACATTTGTATACAATAAGTTCTAATTAAGTGTATACAAATGTATACAAAGGAGGGCTTTTACGAGATGAGAGGTACAGGATTTAGAGAACATATGAGAGAAGGACATCACCGTGGGGGGCGTCACAGAGGCATGGATGGTACAGCACAGCGAGGAGCTAAAACATTCCGACGTGGAAAAGCAGTATCCTTTTTAGAAATGCTACAGGTCAAACGGGCAACAATTAAACAGCAATTGGAGCAGCCAGAGTTTCAATCGATTCAACAAATATTAATTGGCGAATTAAAGGCTATTGATATGGTCATTCAGGAATTTAGTCAGCTCTTTGACATTCATGAAAGCGAAACGACAGATACATCTGATGGCTCACAGGAGCAAGAGGGAGAAAACGTACATGAAACAACTGAATAACTATATGGATGAGGTATATTATCAGCAAGATAGTATATTGGAGGATGTTCTTGCCTCCATTGCGGCTAATGTCATGCCCGCCATTTCAGTATCACCTTCCTCTGGAAAGTTACTGACGATGCTCGTATCGATTACAGGGGCTAAGACTATTTTAGAAATTGGTGCACTAGGTGGGTATAGTGGCATCTGTTTAGCAAGAGGAATCGAGGGGGAGGGCTCATTGACTTCTCTAGAGTTAGAGGAAAAATATGCACAGCTAGCCGCTAAAAATCTTGCTAAGGCAGGCTTTGCTGAGCACGTTACGTATATAACGGGTCCCGCACTTGTTAGTTTGGATAGGCTAGTGGCAGAGGAGCGACGTTTTGATTTCTTCTTTATTGATGCAGATAAGGATAACTACGAAAATTATTTAGCTTATTGCATTAAGCTGGCAAAACCTGGAGCATTAATCGTGACAGATAATGTCCTCGCTGCAGGCAGTGTAGCAGATCTTACAATCGCACCAAAGCGTTATACGGCCATCATGAAACAATTCAATGTGACAGTGGCTAATCATCCACAGCTTGATTCCATTCTTCTCCCAATTGGAGATGGCATGACCGTTTCCAAGGTCAAAAAATAGTTAATGTTTGTGGCAACTAGTAATGGTAAAATATTGATAGAAAACCATAAGGGAGAGATGCTTTTGAAGCAAGCACTAGTCGTGATCGATGCGCAGCAGGAATTGATAGAAGGAAATGACAAGGAACAAGCCGTCTATCGCAAAGATGAATTACTGGAAACAATCAATGCCGTTATTGAAAAGGCTAAAGAGGCAAATGCACCTATTATTTTTGTCCGAGATAAAGATGTAGCTGATGGGGAAGGGGATGGCTTTCAAGTACATCAAGCAATCCAAATACCCGAGACAGCAAGCTATTTTGATAAATATGCAACAAATGCTTTTTACAACACAGGCCTACTCGAGTACTTACAGGCAAATGATATCCAACATGTAGTTATAATGGGCTGTAAAACGGAGCATTGTATCGATACAGCAGTAAGAACCGCTACAATTCATGGGCTTGATGTCACCTTAGTTGCTGATGGGCATTCAACGAACAGTTCAGATTACTTATCACCAGAGGATACAGTAGCACATCATAATAATATTCTGCATGGCCATTATAATGTCGATCATTTCTCACTTGTGCGAAGTGCTGACGAAGCATTATTTGAACCGACTCATAATAGATACCGCTAATTCAAAATGACCAAGAATGCTCTGTTCTTGGTCATTTATCATACATTTACATATAGAGAAAATTGAGTATCCAGCCTCCTATAGTGCATACAATGCCAAATATGATTAAAAGTAGCCCATGTCTAGCTGCATCATAATCCTTTCGAAGCACGACCCCCATACATATAGCCATAAGCCCGCAAAAAGCTTGGAATAATAGAAGGGCGAACGCCACATTGACCCAACCGATCAAGAGGAGTAATCCCTACTATTATGTTCTTGTACCATTTATTGTTCTCCTTTATCTTGTATATGTAAATAAAGTGCATAGCTAATTGCGACTAGTAGTAATAGTTTTCCTATTAATAGTGTACAATTCCTGTACAATAGCACAAGCGGTAATTTCAAAAATGAAGACATGTAGAGGTATGTATGTTATCCCATTAAAAGAAAGGGAAGATCTTGTCCAATTATTTTATTTACAAATATTGTAATATAAGCTATTTTTATACACAAAGGTTGTTCACCTTCATAGGGCCACTGAGTGAGCAGTGACCCTACGTATCAAGTCAGGAGGTGTAAGGCTAAAATTAGCTTTACACTATTATATGTATGAAAAAGTAGCTTTTAATGCTAGTTATTGGCCTGTGTAATAGATTATTTTTTGTCGGACGACTAAATAGTGCACCAATTGTCGGATGAGGTGCTACGTTTCCTGCTATTGTTGTGACTAAGGGAGGTAATGGATGTGGATTCATTAACAAGATTGAATGAGGCTATTGCTTATATCGAGAACAATTTAACAGAGGACATTAACCTAAAGGAGGCTGCTAGAATTGCCTATTGTTCAGAATATCATTTTAAACGCATGTTTTCTTTTTTAGCAGGAGTCTCGTTGTCCGAGTATATTCGTCGTAGGCGTTTAACTCTCGCTGCGCTGGAACTATCGAACTCCTCTATGAGAATTCTCGATATTGCGGTGCGTTATGGCTATCGCTCTGCAGACGCTTTTACAAGAGCCTTTCAGCAAATGCATGGAGTCACACCATCCGAGGCAAGACGAAGTGGTCAAAACTTTAAAGCTTTTCCAAGGATGACCTTCCAACTAACAATAAAAGGAGGTAGTGAAATGAATTATCGACTCGAGCACAAAGAAGCATTTCACATCATTGGTATTATGAAAAGAGTACCAATTGTCTTTCATGGAGAAAATCAAGCCATTACAGAAATGGCACGCACTTTAACTATGGAGGACATTGAACAACTTAAAAAGCTGTCCAATGTAGAGCCAAAGGGAATCATCCAAGCATCTGCTAATTTTTCAGAGGGGAGAATGGAGGAAAAGGGTGAGCTTGATCATTACATTGGTGTAGCCACAACAAAAACCGTTTCTACCCATTTTACACAGTTGGATGTACCTGCTTGTACGTGGGCTGTCTTTGAAGCGATCGGGCCTTTCCCGCAAACCCTTCAAGAAACATGGGGACGCATTTATGCCGAATGGTTCCCGTCATCTGGCTATGAGCAAATAGCAGGGCCTGAAATTGTCCGTCATGCAAGCACTGAATTCTCTTCGCCAACCTTTACAAGTGAAATTTGGATACCTATTCAAAAAATGAAGCCTCTTGTATAAAGCGAGGCTCTCTACCGTATTTTCGTTCCATTAGGTACGGCTTGGTCAGGAGTTAACAGAATGACATCGCCTTCAACTGGCACCCCACCAATCACTAACACCTCTGACTTAAAACCAGCGACTCGACGCGGAGGGAAATTGACAATCGCCACGACTTGCTTACCAATCATTTTTTCGGGTGAATAGCGCTTAGTAATTTGGGCAGAAGACTGTTTAACACCAAGCTCCTCACCAAAATCGATCGTCATTTTAATAGCGGGTACTCGTGCTTTTGGCAGTTCTTCAGCTTCCAACACCGTGCCAATTCGTATATCAAGTGCTGCAAAATCTTCTATTGTCGCCATAAATAGACTCCTTTTTATAGCAATGTTATCATTATCTAGAAAAATATTCAAAAAAGAAGAGCACGCATAGTGCTCTTCCTTTTTTAACGACGGTGCTCTACCAGGTCAATGGCTCCTAACACAATGTGTGCTAAGCCAAAGCCAAAAAGGGTATTAGCTACCATTTTGTTGGAACCATGTTTTTGCTTCATGGCATACCCTGCTGCAGTAACTGCTGACCCTAAAATAGTGGGGATTAAACCTTCACGAATACCATTCATAAATAGATCCCTCCGTCGTCTAATTTGGCATGATTTTCACACCATTCTTACTATGAACGATTTGCAACCATACTATACTAAGCATCTACCGTATCGATAATAAAAGCAGTAATTGCTGTTTTTTCTGCATTCGTAAAGGCTTTGCAAAATAGCACAATAGCACTTTCTTCATGGTCAAACCATAAATAGCGTATCTCTGTTACAAAGTAACTTTGATCGTTCATTTCATACACATCAATGTCCAGCAATGCTTCATCAAGTGGCCATGTCAATTTGCCCTGTAACTCGAAAACTTCCTGCAAAAAGGTAGCCGTTTCCTCCGTTAGTGTTTGCTCTCGTATAAGTTTTTCATATCTTTTATGTACTAAATCTTCCAATGTCTTTTTTGTTAATGCGATTAATTGCTCCTCCATTTGCATCGTATTCCACCCCATTATATAGTCAATGCCTCCTGCAAAATAACATGTGCTAACTTATGATCGTTGATTAAATCAGGCACTCCCTCGGGCTCCACCCAAATCCGGTCAATTGTTTCATGCTCACCCCAAAACGGTAGACACTCTTCAATGGTTATTTTGTAAAAAAGCTGATAGCCAATCATTGGATATTTACCGCCTTCAATAAAAAATGGGTTTTCTTCGTGACTTACTTCAATCGCACCGATATATTGAATAGAACCTTTCACATAACCTTCTTCTAAAGCCTCGCGATGCAGCGCCTCCTCTGGGGTTTCCCCAAATTCAACATGGCCACCAGGATAATTAAATCCACGATTTTTAACGTACACGAGTAAAACACGACCATGGTGAAAACAAATACCATGTACACTGGTCACTTTACTACTTTCTTGTAAGATTTGTTGAGGAAGCCATGTCAGCTTAATAGACTGTCCGCTCCAATTGACATACTGTTGTATCATCCATGTTACCTCCTATCGTAACTATTGTAGTGAATTTTAAAAAGTTTGTATATGTACATTTTGGGATAATTTTGAAACGAAAGGCACAATTAATCGTATACTAGAATAAGGGGGACTGCATATGAAGTATGTAAGTATTGGAACAGTATTGTCAATTGCAGGTGTGCTCTGTTCAATCTTTTTCTGGGGCACGGAGAAAGCCCATTTACTTCCAGGGCTGTTAGGAGGAATCTTCATCGTCGTCTCGATATTAATGTCCGGAGCCTTGGCAAACGGGGATAGAATACGTGCTAATTTCGCCACAGAAACGCAAGAAGATCGAAACGACCGCAATCGTATCATGAAAAA is a genomic window containing:
- a CDS encoding GPW/gp25 family protein — protein: MTHQVTALSNVNGKATGVESILQNVAFILSTFTIPCPLREYVTRSDIRKPFQRMKKINTKRLIECIQRFEPRAVVVDVDYLGDVNIGKLEPIVKVIVNE
- a CDS encoding NAD(P)-dependent oxidoreductase, encoding MNMLVLGASGRVGRHIVARAIQDQHTVTALVRDPNKLQLDNQHLHIIQGNVLHKQDVERAMANVDVVVSALNTDGSDTLSTSLPLILKVMTQQQVKRIITIGTAGILQSRVTPSIYRYQSTESKRKSTFAAQEHQRVFEQLQQSELDWTIVCPTYLPDGALTGSYRVERDFLPEEGTQISVADTADFAYKQIFSQEFLKTRVGIAY
- a CDS encoding O-methyltransferase, encoding MKQLNNYMDEVYYQQDSILEDVLASIAANVMPAISVSPSSGKLLTMLVSITGAKTILEIGALGGYSGICLARGIEGEGSLTSLELEEKYAQLAAKNLAKAGFAEHVTYITGPALVSLDRLVAEERRFDFFFIDADKDNYENYLAYCIKLAKPGALIVTDNVLAAGSVADLTIAPKRYTAIMKQFNVTVANHPQLDSILLPIGDGMTVSKVKK
- a CDS encoding cysteine hydrolase family protein gives rise to the protein MKQALVVIDAQQELIEGNDKEQAVYRKDELLETINAVIEKAKEANAPIIFVRDKDVADGEGDGFQVHQAIQIPETASYFDKYATNAFYNTGLLEYLQANDIQHVVIMGCKTEHCIDTAVRTATIHGLDVTLVADGHSTNSSDYLSPEDTVAHHNNILHGHYNVDHFSLVRSADEALFEPTHNRYR
- a CDS encoding AraC family transcriptional regulator; translation: MDSLTRLNEAIAYIENNLTEDINLKEAARIAYCSEYHFKRMFSFLAGVSLSEYIRRRRLTLAALELSNSSMRILDIAVRYGYRSADAFTRAFQQMHGVTPSEARRSGQNFKAFPRMTFQLTIKGGSEMNYRLEHKEAFHIIGIMKRVPIVFHGENQAITEMARTLTMEDIEQLKKLSNVEPKGIIQASANFSEGRMEEKGELDHYIGVATTKTVSTHFTQLDVPACTWAVFEAIGPFPQTLQETWGRIYAEWFPSSGYEQIAGPEIVRHASTEFSSPTFTSEIWIPIQKMKPLV
- the csaA gene encoding chaperone CsaA, which encodes MATIEDFAALDIRIGTVLEAEELPKARVPAIKMTIDFGEELGVKQSSAQITKRYSPEKMIGKQVVAIVNFPPRRVAGFKSEVLVIGGVPVEGDVILLTPDQAVPNGTKIR
- a CDS encoding DUF7668 domain-containing protein, with product MGWNTMQMEEQLIALTKKTLEDLVHKRYEKLIREQTLTEETATFLQEVFELQGKLTWPLDEALLDIDVYEMNDQSYFVTEIRYLWFDHEESAIVLFCKAFTNAEKTAITAFIIDTVDA
- a CDS encoding NUDIX hydrolase gives rise to the protein MIQQYVNWSGQSIKLTWLPQQILQESSKVTSVHGICFHHGRVLLVYVKNRGFNYPGGHVEFGETPEEALHREALEEGYVKGSIQYIGAIEVSHEENPFFIEGGKYPMIGYQLFYKITIEECLPFWGEHETIDRIWVEPEGVPDLINDHKLAHVILQEALTI
- a CDS encoding DUF5316 domain-containing protein translates to MKYVSIGTVLSIAGVLCSIFFWGTEKAHLLPGLLGGIFIVVSILMSGALANGDRIRANFATETQEDRNDRNRIMKNTLLLALPNMIVAIFAYYM